From Pelagibacterium flavum:
CCGCGAGGTAGCAGGTTCTCAGTCGTGGCGTTCTTGGTTGGGTGACATGCCACCATCACGCACGGGCGGCCTTCTAACGTGGTCAGCGTGCGAAGTTCTCGAGCGTGCTTGCCTAGCTCGGTGTTTGAGTTTTCGTCTTGCCCGTTGAAATAAGCCGCGCTGGTGTCAATCACGACAAGATCCACGCCGCCGAGCCTTTCAAAGTCTTGGCGGATGCGCTCGAACATTTCAGGGATATGGAAGGTGCCTTCCACAAAGTGCACGTCGATCTCGTCAGGATCGAATGGCAGATGGTGTGCGGCTGCAATCCAGCGCATTTTCACATCGTCGGGGTTTTCGCCAGCGAAATACACCACGCGCCCCTTGCGCACCTCACGCTCGCCAAGCGACTCCCCAAGCGCCGTAAGCGCCGAGACAAGTAGCAGGACGGCTGTTTTACCGGTGCCCGACGCCGCAGTCACAGAGTAGATGAAACCCTTCTGCGCGATTCCGTCGATCTGATAGTCGGGAGGGGTGAAGCCGCTGGTGAACGCCCCCGATGACACGATGCCCGGATAGCCCTTGGGCTTGGCGGGTTGCATCTTGACGGGCTCATTGTCGTTCGCCGGTTTGGCCATTCCCTTGGTGAACTTCTCAGCCTTGGCGCGCTCATCATCCCTTTGCCGTTCAACCTTCCCCCAAGAACGGGCAAAGTCCGCCTGCATCCTGTTGGCGTCGCCTTCGTACCTTTCCACCCAGTTTCCAGTGGACGTCAGAAAGATGGCTGCGGCCTCTTCGGGCGTGTGCCCGTCGAACTGCAACTGCTCAACAACCTTGTAGGCATGGCCGGAACGGTCTTCTTTGGGCTCCAAGTTGCAAGCCATCTTTTCCATGGCCCGCGGCGATACCTCTATGCCTTCCACGCTGGGCAGTTCGCCAAGCTCAACCGCCTTCGCGTCACTTGCGGCGGCACCACGCCCAGCCACAGCTAGCGCCAGGGCCGTTGGGTCGGTGAAAGTGCCGTCCCATTCTTGCGCCACTGTGACCGGCTGCGGGTCGGGTGAGCGGCCACGGGCCAACTTGGTGGCGCTGGGGTGATTCAGGGTGCCCGGAACGCGCCACACGTGCGCCACGTCAGCTGTGCAATGATCGGAGCCGGTGGCGGCTTTCAATCCCGCCGCAATGCCTTTGGCAACTGTGGGCGCGATCGGTTTGTCGAACAGCCAGAACGCTTGGAAATTTCCCTCGCTGGACTCGACGACGTAGTTAGGTGGCAAGGGGTATTCGCCAGCACTATTTCCAGTGTCCGCGTCCATAT
This genomic window contains:
- a CDS encoding AAA family ATPase is translated as MTTVLEPILATSKLRAHIEMLHNLADGIDGLLVASTYYTDNDKGTITHHPIGDVDGMVEAIEAHQGTPGANSYIGLQVMRRNLGRGKRGTEADIIAVLGLVADMDADTGNSAGEYPLPPNYVVESSEGNFQAFWLFDKPIAPTVAKGIAAGLKAATGSDHCTADVAHVWRVPGTLNHPSATKLARGRSPDPQPVTVAQEWDGTFTDPTALALAVAGRGAAASDAKAVELGELPSVEGIEVSPRAMEKMACNLEPKEDRSGHAYKVVEQLQFDGHTPEEAAAIFLTSTGNWVERYEGDANRMQADFARSWGKVERQRDDERAKAEKFTKGMAKPANDNEPVKMQPAKPKGYPGIVSSGAFTSGFTPPDYQIDGIAQKGFIYSVTAASGTGKTAVLLLVSALTALGESLGEREVRKGRVVYFAGENPDDVKMRWIAAAHHLPFDPDEIDVHFVEGTFHIPEMFERIRQDFERLGGVDLVVIDTSAAYFNGQDENSNTELGKHARELRTLTTLEGRPCVMVACHPTKNATTENLLPRGGGAFIAEMDGNLVCIKSDSGVRLHWQGKHRGPDFEPVEFELEKVTAPRLKDTRGRDVPTVMAKVLGAAQVRAKAATARKDEDDVLIEIDADGGQSLASMAEALGWTKEGNPHKDRVRRATDKLRRDKLVEFKGRKWKVTPAGHEALVDLRTRRHHERQAGVFAAKMAVRAA